In a single window of the Campylobacter iguaniorum genome:
- a CDS encoding branched-chain amino acid transporter permease, which yields MEVLPYILVAMLATMLTRFLPYFLLKKRSDHWVLIHLQKNMGLLIMIILVIYSLKFTNFEIYPYGFNQIFCVILALVLQIYTRNALLSILTPTIIYMILLKFL from the coding sequence ATGGAAGTTTTGCCATATATTTTAGTCGCTATGCTCGCTACGATGCTAACTAGATTTTTGCCATATTTTTTGCTTAAAAAGAGGTCAGATCACTGGGTTTTGATCCATTTACAAAAAAATATGGGTTTATTAATCATGATAATCTTGGTTATTTACTCTTTAAAATTTACCAATTTTGAAATTTATCCGTATGGATTTAATCAAATTTTTTGTGTGATACTTGCGTTAGTTTTACAGATTTATACAAGAAATGCACTTTTAAGTATACTCACCCCCACTATAATATATATGATTTTACTGAAGTTTCTATGA
- a CDS encoding AzlC family ABC transporter permease has product MKQLSKFEIFKITIPAMVGYIPLGIAFGLFGLSFGLDGVLVILTSLLVYAGSAEFLLVGMISAHAGLLEVFLAIFLINLRHCFYTMALLDDLKALKFKFYAIFALTDESFAILKAQNYIKNVQNYDMAVNLTLFLNQIYWVLGVSIGVLIGKNLKIDYAGIDFSLTALFVVLSYELYRQNKNYKVLLLGFIIGIAGLFIFSDKFFLMGTLLSATIFLLMFKRWL; this is encoded by the coding sequence TTGAAACAGCTAAGCAAATTTGAAATATTCAAAATAACAATACCTGCCATGGTCGGCTACATTCCACTTGGGATTGCATTTGGGCTATTTGGGCTTAGCTTCGGGCTTGATGGAGTGCTAGTTATTTTAACAAGTCTTTTGGTGTATGCTGGAAGCGCTGAGTTTTTGCTAGTGGGTATGATATCTGCTCACGCTGGGCTTTTAGAAGTTTTTTTGGCTATTTTTTTGATAAATTTAAGGCATTGTTTTTATACTATGGCGTTGCTTGATGACTTGAAGGCTTTGAAATTTAAGTTTTATGCTATTTTTGCTTTGACTGATGAGAGCTTTGCTATTTTAAAGGCTCAAAACTATATAAAAAACGTTCAAAACTACGATATGGCTGTAAATTTAACTCTATTTTTAAATCAAATTTATTGGGTTTTAGGCGTGAGTATTGGCGTTTTGATAGGGAAAAATTTAAAAATAGATTACGCTGGTATCGACTTTAGCTTGACTGCATTATTTGTCGTTTTAAGCTATGAACTTTATAGGCAAAATAAAAACTATAAAGTATTATTACTCGGTTTTATCATCGGTATTGCTGGACTGTTTATCTTTAGTGATAAGTTTTTTTTAATGGGGACGCTTCTGTCGGCGACCATATTTTTGCTTATGTTTAAAAGGTGGCTATAA
- a CDS encoding response regulator transcription factor, giving the protein MENQILLEILSNKKVLCLEDEPNILKNIIESLELFFGQVVGVKDGVEAFDEFMTNSYDALILDISVPGLDGLELAKRVRQINHTIPIVILSSHTEQEYLWRAIELKITRYLPKPYDKATFIKALESIASELTDHVLIFAIDNDLKYDFSKKILYSSDETYHLSKKESQLLEYFLKNKNKTITYEQIFDYMWEFEQPSKEAIKTIIKDLRKKIGKSIIKNLYGVGYLCEI; this is encoded by the coding sequence ATGGAAAATCAAATTCTTCTAGAAATTTTATCTAATAAAAAAGTTCTTTGTTTGGAAGATGAGCCAAATATACTAAAAAATATTATAGAATCTTTAGAACTATTTTTCGGTCAAGTTGTCGGCGTCAAAGACGGTGTAGAGGCTTTTGATGAGTTTATGACAAACTCTTATGATGCTTTAATTCTTGATATTTCAGTTCCAGGCTTAGACGGGCTAGAGCTTGCAAAAAGAGTCAGACAAATCAACCACACCATACCTATAGTTATCTTATCAAGCCACACAGAACAAGAGTATTTGTGGAGAGCTATTGAGCTTAAGATCACAAGATACCTTCCAAAACCTTATGACAAAGCAACTTTCATAAAAGCTCTTGAAAGTATAGCCTCTGAGCTAACTGACCATGTTTTGATTTTTGCTATAGATAATGATTTGAAATATGACTTTAGCAAAAAGATACTTTATAGTAGCGATGAGACCTATCATCTTTCTAAAAAAGAGAGCCAGCTGCTTGAGTATTTCTTAAAAAACAAAAACAAAACCATAACTTATGAGCAAATTTTTGACTATATGTGGGAGTTCGAGCAGCCAAGCAAGGAAGCTATCAAAACCATAATCAAAGATTTAAGAAAAAAAATCGGTAAAAGTATCATCAAAAATTTATACGGCGTTGGGTATTTGTGTGAAATATAA
- a CDS encoding ATP-binding protein, with product MKYNFKFIVSLFAILYVAITLLVFNFYRELAMKDARQQAFYILDAMNAVRDYVASVQRPLLEELKDKDILADDFFDSRLMSSSYITREVYKIQHAKQNIDYDYKLVALNPLNPSHIGTEFENKILNDFKENKYNSYSSIILDENHTPYYYVGLPIKHSQASCADCHTPDSAPKKLVEQYGNSLNFQSQIGDTIAMISFKIPIENILSYHLKEFIVSGATIFGVFVLFIFFIYKIQKKEKEQNELLMIHQSRLALMGEMIRNISHQWKQPLAQISSTLINLELYAQRDKLTKEKLYEKIKDTDEQVKFMSNTVEYFKNFFNPNMQKKEFTSKEAIDQSLKLLNEALKTNSIKVNIDIKDNFTHFGNINDIMQVIINIINNAKEAFVSTNITDRQIHITSVAQDNMRIINIKNNAGSIDPELINKIFEPYFTTKNTGNGLGLYMCKMIMQKNKGKIFVQNINNCVIFTIVFLNS from the coding sequence GTGAAATATAACTTCAAATTTATCGTCTCTTTGTTTGCGATTTTATACGTGGCAATCACGCTTTTGGTTTTTAACTTCTATAGAGAACTCGCTATGAAAGATGCAAGACAGCAAGCATTTTACATACTAGATGCGATGAATGCAGTAAGGGATTATGTAGCAAGCGTGCAAAGACCACTTCTTGAAGAGCTAAAAGACAAAGACATTTTAGCAGATGATTTTTTTGATTCTAGGCTGATGTCATCATCGTATATCACAAGAGAAGTGTATAAAATCCAGCACGCAAAACAAAATATAGACTATGATTATAAGCTAGTCGCCCTAAATCCACTAAACCCTTCTCACATCGGAACTGAGTTTGAAAACAAAATCCTAAACGACTTTAAAGAAAATAAATACAATAGCTATTCAAGCATAATTCTTGACGAGAATCATACACCATATTATTATGTCGGACTTCCTATCAAACACTCTCAAGCATCTTGCGCTGATTGTCACACTCCTGACTCTGCCCCTAAAAAGCTAGTAGAACAATATGGTAATAGCTTAAATTTCCAAAGCCAAATCGGCGATACCATAGCCATGATATCATTTAAAATACCTATAGAAAATATATTGTCATATCATCTAAAAGAATTTATAGTAAGTGGTGCTACTATATTTGGGGTTTTTGTACTGTTTATATTTTTTATATATAAAATCCAAAAAAAAGAAAAAGAGCAAAACGAACTTCTAATGATCCACCAAAGCAGACTTGCTCTCATGGGCGAGATGATAAGAAATATATCTCATCAGTGGAAGCAGCCATTAGCTCAAATCAGCTCTACACTTATAAATTTAGAACTATACGCTCAAAGAGATAAACTAACCAAAGAAAAGCTATACGAAAAGATCAAAGACACAGACGAGCAGGTTAAATTTATGTCAAACACTGTAGAGTATTTTAAAAATTTCTTCAATCCAAATATGCAAAAGAAAGAGTTCACAAGCAAAGAAGCCATAGACCAATCCCTAAAACTCTTAAATGAAGCTTTAAAAACAAATAGCATAAAAGTAAATATAGATATTAAAGACAACTTCACTCATTTTGGAAATATTAACGATATTATGCAAGTTATCATAAATATTATTAACAATGCAAAAGAAGCTTTTGTATCTACAAACATCACAGATAGACAAATCCACATCACCTCAGTAGCACAAGATAATATGCGTATCATAAATATAAAAAATAATGCTGGGAGCATAGATCCAGAGCTTATAAACAAGATATTTGAGCCATATTTCACAACCAAAAATACAGGAAATGGACTTGGCTTATATATGTGTAAGATGATAATGCAAAAAAACAAAGGAAAGATATTTGTGCAAAATATAAATAATTGTGTAATATTTACTATTGTCTTTTTAAATTCATAA
- a CDS encoding multiheme c-type cytochrome — MKKLNKALLCLAVGFGIFGSNACAMEGMDMTKEARDIIANPKGTLESRGVISLQDYIVEEQEMYNWLFKNHPIFTKYGGKTVGKMAVGDRGHEWIAEGHGKDLSKLSKRENGQGVSSMMYRIASTSTLMFPNKFIGPEKCGECHPAQYEVWSRSRHSTTIRFPGEHPEFNNNLVDPVFDKDTASILPKGITPDVVYATIGHVRTKLGYIDAWLLRGTYHVENGLLKDGTGQIVAGSNQWQRTWALNLTPEVVKKIKKWIPEFPETLEEYGVNSGYVRGLASYAAKYKTQMSFQANSSYCEVCHPVKFDFKDKKDFYNALGNAKELQKHTISKGVSCEECHGAGGHLDGGTGNRMSNCERCHQRFNYSPDLARSNPLNAGKLDLSLSSKFKSMGPGCGSEGSQTYFTAHYDKGMRCTTCHDPHDVTGPVVGDKSIKGLNYNSEQGYLSALYTKPKIRKDCKDCHKEQAYIASKADTHSKNSCASCHMPFMMSCENFYAVQFQDNAGFDTQRRSHIWKIDVSPTRKSLVAGATSKDPRDGKDWYFQRNEDGRNFVDLMWACARTSWADQDMVDAKGCHSPVLSELKETLHFKNQKQAYDEVMGWQTPVKTTLTQIKVGIQGIYGILEVKKLNPSDKTRVYELIEKAQETVDLLEKDGSFGMHGFKYTKQRLDASKEYINEAQRIINK; from the coding sequence ATGAAAAAGTTAAATAAAGCGTTGCTTTGTTTGGCTGTTGGCTTTGGCATTTTTGGTTCAAACGCCTGTGCTATGGAAGGCATGGACATGACCAAAGAAGCAAGAGACATCATTGCTAACCCAAAGGGAACTTTGGAGAGCAGAGGCGTTATTTCATTGCAAGACTACATTGTAGAAGAGCAAGAAATGTACAATTGGTTGTTTAAAAACCACCCTATTTTCACAAAATATGGTGGTAAAACAGTAGGTAAAATGGCTGTGGGTGACCGTGGTCATGAGTGGATAGCTGAGGGTCATGGTAAAGATTTATCTAAACTTAGCAAACGTGAAAACGGACAAGGCGTAAGCTCAATGATGTATAGGATAGCATCAACTTCAACTTTGATGTTCCCTAATAAATTTATAGGTCCTGAAAAATGTGGTGAGTGCCACCCTGCACAATACGAAGTATGGAGCAGATCAAGACACTCAACAACTATTCGTTTCCCAGGCGAACACCCTGAGTTTAACAACAATCTAGTAGATCCTGTATTTGACAAAGATACAGCTTCAATCCTTCCAAAAGGTATTACTCCAGATGTAGTTTATGCTACTATCGGTCACGTAAGAACAAAACTTGGATATATAGATGCTTGGCTACTTCGTGGTACATATCACGTTGAAAACGGACTTTTAAAAGACGGAACAGGTCAAATAGTCGCTGGATCAAACCAATGGCAAAGAACTTGGGCTCTAAATTTAACTCCAGAAGTTGTCAAAAAAATCAAAAAATGGATTCCAGAATTCCCAGAAACTCTTGAAGAATACGGCGTAAACTCTGGATATGTAAGAGGTCTTGCATCATACGCTGCAAAATACAAAACTCAAATGTCTTTCCAAGCAAATTCATCATACTGTGAAGTTTGTCACCCAGTTAAATTTGACTTCAAAGACAAAAAAGATTTCTACAACGCTTTAGGAAATGCTAAAGAGTTACAAAAACACACTATTTCTAAAGGCGTAAGCTGTGAAGAGTGCCATGGCGCTGGCGGACACTTAGATGGTGGTACTGGAAATCGTATGTCAAACTGCGAACGCTGTCACCAAAGATTTAACTATAGCCCAGATTTAGCAAGAAGTAATCCACTAAATGCTGGAAAACTTGACCTTTCTTTGAGTTCTAAATTTAAATCAATGGGACCAGGATGTGGTAGTGAAGGCTCACAAACTTACTTTACAGCTCACTATGACAAAGGTATGAGATGTACAACTTGCCACGATCCACACGATGTAACAGGTCCAGTTGTTGGCGATAAGAGCATAAAAGGACTTAACTATAACTCTGAACAAGGTTATTTAAGTGCATTATATACTAAACCAAAAATTAGAAAAGATTGTAAAGACTGCCACAAAGAGCAAGCTTACATAGCTTCTAAAGCAGACACTCATAGTAAAAATAGCTGTGCAAGTTGCCACATGCCATTTATGATGAGTTGTGAAAACTTCTACGCAGTTCAATTCCAAGACAATGCTGGATTTGATACTCAAAGAAGATCACACATCTGGAAAATCGATGTTAGCCCAACTAGAAAATCACTTGTTGCAGGTGCTACTTCAAAAGATCCAAGAGATGGTAAAGATTGGTATTTCCAAAGAAATGAAGATGGACGTAACTTCGTCGACTTGATGTGGGCTTGTGCTAGAACATCATGGGCAGACCAAGATATGGTAGATGCAAAAGGCTGCCACAGTCCAGTGCTTTCAGAGCTTAAAGAAACATTGCACTTCAAAAACCAAAAACAAGCTTATGATGAAGTTATGGGATGGCAAACTCCGGTTAAAACTACCTTAACTCAAATCAAAGTTGGTATACAAGGAATTTATGGTATTCTTGAAGTTAAAAAACTTAACCCAAGTGACAAGACAAGAGTTTACGAGCTAATCGAAAAAGCTCAAGAAACTGTTGATCTACTTGAAAAAGATGGTTCATTTGGTATGCATGGTTTCAAATATACTAAACAAAGACTTGACGCTTCTAAAGAGTACATCAACGAAGCTCAAAGAATTATCAACAAATAA
- a CDS encoding FKBP-type peptidyl-prolyl cis-trans isomerase: MQKQLLTSLVAIFCLAGYSFCADLKTQEQKESYSIGASTGSYISNQILNQEALGVKSDINAVVDGFMDALSKKQKLSDEEIITLLNARADRLNEIVKKQQKEQIDANLKAGKEFMAKNAKSSKVKTTKSGVQYEVIKPAKGEKPKPESIVLINYKAYLVDGKVFDDTYEKKSPAHLSMINIIDGLKEALLLMNTGSKYKVVIPSNLAYGEAGMGEIPGGSTVVFEIELMKVLKPGELANSAKALSDDMKNFHDTNTTK; this comes from the coding sequence ATGCAAAAACAACTCTTAACAAGTTTGGTTGCGATTTTTTGTTTAGCAGGATATTCATTTTGCGCTGATCTAAAAACGCAAGAACAAAAAGAATCTTATAGTATTGGAGCTTCTACTGGAAGCTATATCTCTAATCAAATTTTAAACCAAGAAGCACTTGGAGTAAAATCAGATATAAATGCAGTAGTTGATGGCTTTATGGACGCTCTTAGCAAAAAACAAAAACTAAGCGATGAAGAGATTATCACTCTTTTAAACGCGAGAGCTGATAGGCTAAATGAGATAGTCAAAAAACAACAAAAAGAGCAAATTGACGCAAATCTAAAAGCTGGAAAAGAGTTTATGGCAAAAAATGCTAAAAGCTCAAAAGTCAAAACTACAAAATCAGGCGTCCAATACGAAGTTATAAAACCGGCAAAAGGCGAAAAACCAAAACCAGAAAGTATCGTTTTGATCAATTACAAAGCGTATTTAGTAGATGGAAAAGTTTTTGATGACACTTATGAGAAAAAATCCCCTGCACATCTTTCAATGATAAACATCATTGATGGCTTAAAAGAGGCGCTTTTGCTTATGAATACTGGATCAAAATACAAAGTCGTAATCCCAAGCAATCTTGCTTATGGTGAAGCTGGAATGGGCGAAATCCCTGGTGGCTCGACAGTTGTTTTTGAAATAGAGCTTATGAAAGTTCTAAAACCAGGCGAGCTAGCAAACAGTGCAAAGGCTCTGAGTGATGATATGAAAAACTTTCATGACACAAATACGACAAAATAA
- a CDS encoding 4Fe-4S dicluster domain-containing protein: MENKRRAFIKYLSVGSVGVGVASYSNLLAKTQPSQDETKDKKPHFGMIFDQNKCVGCTDCERACKKVNLVPKDQMRLYVQDKTDPQKRMEKRYVRVSCQQCVDAPCVKVCPTKACHKDENGITTMNTDDCIACKYCIVACPYDVRFINEETKSAESCNFCADTNLKDGHEPACVEACKYEALVFGDLNDENSYISKMLNVKDSLRMRPECGTNPSLRYIPVVKLGV, encoded by the coding sequence ATGGAAAACAAAAGAAGAGCCTTTATCAAATATCTTTCTGTAGGCTCAGTTGGTGTTGGTGTTGCAAGTTACTCAAATTTGCTTGCAAAAACGCAACCAAGCCAGGATGAAACTAAAGACAAAAAACCACATTTTGGGATGATATTTGACCAAAATAAATGCGTTGGATGTACTGATTGTGAAAGAGCTTGTAAAAAGGTAAATTTGGTTCCAAAAGATCAAATGAGACTTTACGTACAAGACAAAACAGACCCACAAAAAAGAATGGAAAAAAGATATGTCAGAGTATCTTGCCAACAATGCGTTGATGCACCTTGCGTGAAAGTTTGCCCTACAAAAGCCTGTCACAAGGATGAAAACGGCATAACTACAATGAATACAGATGATTGTATAGCCTGTAAATACTGCATAGTTGCCTGTCCTTATGATGTGCGTTTTATCAACGAAGAGACAAAATCTGCTGAAAGCTGTAACTTCTGTGCTGATACAAATTTAAAAGACGGACATGAGCCAGCTTGCGTAGAAGCTTGTAAATACGAAGCACTAGTATTTGGCGATCTAAATGATGAAAACTCATATATAAGCAAAATGCTAAATGTAAAAGATAGTCTTAGGATGAGACCTGAGTGTGGTACAAATCCTAGCTTACGCTATATCCCTGTAGTGAAATTAGGAGTATGA
- the nrfD gene encoding NrfD/PsrC family molybdoenzyme membrane anchor subunit produces MNSAINYTYTFSHGVEWGWPIAVYLLLAGMSGGALIVSILIRHYKKQEASTPLFKAASLLAFVTIMLGMVCLVGDLDKPLYFWKILINYNFNSVMSIGVLALCIYIPLSFVMVLYAFEDEILELLSKRFTFLKGLFVTVMQILNKIRPLVNALCIAFAVIVCAYTGFLISVLVRFPLLNTAVLPALFVASGLSAGIAGSSLLAALCFKEDHHSNDLKTLHKIEWPVMAVEIMLLGMIFVSLIIGSDAQKAASAAFCGGAWSGLFWVGVVGIGFCLPIVLNFLLGKKVASSNLAFYVSSFASVIGVLLLRIFIVYAGQTYDIFI; encoded by the coding sequence ATGAACTCAGCAATAAATTACACATATACATTTTCTCACGGCGTCGAGTGGGGTTGGCCGATTGCCGTTTATCTTTTGCTAGCTGGTATGAGTGGTGGGGCTTTGATAGTTTCTATACTCATAAGACACTACAAAAAACAAGAGGCTAGTACTCCACTATTTAAAGCAGCTTCATTGCTTGCTTTTGTGACAATTATGCTCGGTATGGTTTGCCTTGTAGGCGACCTTGATAAGCCACTATATTTTTGGAAAATACTAATCAATTATAACTTTAACTCAGTTATGTCTATTGGTGTTTTAGCACTTTGTATTTATATACCACTTAGCTTTGTTATGGTGCTTTATGCCTTTGAAGATGAGATACTAGAGCTTTTAAGCAAACGCTTTACATTTTTAAAGGGTTTATTTGTAACTGTGATGCAAATCCTAAACAAAATCCGTCCATTAGTAAATGCACTTTGTATTGCTTTTGCTGTGATTGTTTGTGCTTATACTGGATTTTTGATCTCAGTTTTGGTTCGTTTCCCACTTCTTAATACTGCAGTATTGCCTGCGCTTTTTGTGGCTTCTGGACTAAGTGCGGGAATCGCTGGCTCAAGTTTACTTGCGGCACTTTGCTTCAAAGAAGATCACCACTCAAATGATCTAAAAACACTACACAAAATCGAATGGCCAGTTATGGCTGTTGAGATTATGCTTCTTGGAATGATATTTGTATCACTTATCATAGGAAGCGACGCTCAAAAAGCTGCAAGTGCGGCATTTTGTGGTGGTGCTTGGTCTGGGCTGTTTTGGGTAGGTGTTGTTGGTATAGGCTTTTGTCTTCCTATAGTTTTAAATTTTCTACTAGGTAAAAAAGTAGCTTCATCAAATTTGGCGTTTTATGTAAGTAGTTTTGCAAGCGTTATTGGTGTTTTACTTTTAAGAATATTTATAGTCTATGCTGGACAAACTTATGATATATTTATATAA
- the ccsA gene encoding cytochrome c biogenesis protein CcsA has translation MILNLKRVLLSYKFILFLLFILACGAGVATFLESIYDTQTAKIFVYNAFWYEVLMFVLMISLIGIILQTKMYKRFGAFVIHLAFIVIIIGAFLTRYFGDEGIMHIKEGDKQNQMVSVKSYLQIKSDNQIFEYPLNLARIGNNDFSFSQEINSKTIIIKFNSYEPAQKGQRATLMVDAIINRQISQTIAIKGGVGWLGEPSILNFDNQKIELSWGSKLINLPFWIKLNDFELLRYPGSKSPSSYASYIDVLDTNLNKILDYKIFMNHPLSFEGYKFFQSSYDPDESGSVLEVNKDPGKWPTYFGYFLLCLGFVGNFFTKKSRFAKLKEIIKNSSFAFFISFALLSFAAPSLQSSELEQFRANSYEHASGEFATLLVQDYKGRIKPIGTEAHEIVNKISGKSSLIGLSAEQIILGINTNPSLWRTLEIIKLNNNEIKELLNLPKEQNFVSFNQAFDENGNYKLAIFVDKANEKSVSQRGVLDNELIKFDERLNIAYLTFKGVYFKFIPIANDKSNKWLSPNDAFYDDRVDSEVKNMLNDYLVGLEIGLQGGDWSGANKALNELKAYQKAVSSHILPSLKRTQIEILYNKLSIFKNLVYFYLIIGVIALFLGFISIFLLKRFSNLEKLIFAIFVAGFLAHTLGLGLRWYISGHAPWSDSYESMIYIGWSAILAGMILFKRSILILAASSLLAAIMMLVAHMSFINPQITNLVPVLKSYWLSVHVSVITASYGFLGLGALLGLIVLILMILKNDKNKDRLNAQIKYLIAIDEISLIIGLSMLTVGNFFGGIWANESWGRYWGWDPKETWSFVSIIVYAIVLHLRFIPKLNSVYVFAITSVFAYSSIIMTYFGVNFYLTGMHSYAATGQSPEVPNLVYYVLFTIILISIFASKGKDIKPIK, from the coding sequence TTGATTTTAAATTTAAAACGAGTTCTTTTATCTTATAAATTTATACTTTTCTTGCTATTTATACTTGCTTGTGGCGCTGGCGTAGCCACATTTTTAGAGAGCATTTATGATACTCAAACTGCAAAGATTTTTGTCTATAATGCCTTTTGGTATGAAGTTCTCATGTTTGTTTTGATGATATCTTTGATAGGTATCATCTTGCAAACAAAAATGTATAAACGCTTTGGCGCCTTTGTCATTCACTTAGCTTTCATAGTCATCATAATAGGCGCTTTTTTGACTAGATATTTTGGAGATGAAGGCATTATGCATATCAAAGAAGGTGACAAACAAAACCAAATGGTAAGCGTAAAATCATACCTTCAAATCAAATCAGACAATCAAATTTTTGAATACCCACTAAATTTAGCCCGCATAGGCAATAACGATTTTTCATTTTCTCAAGAAATAAACTCAAAAACTATAATTATAAAATTTAACTCTTATGAACCAGCACAAAAAGGGCAGCGTGCAACTCTTATGGTTGATGCCATTATAAACAGACAAATCTCACAAACTATAGCCATAAAAGGTGGTGTAGGCTGGCTTGGTGAGCCAAGCATTTTAAATTTCGACAATCAAAAAATAGAGCTCTCATGGGGTTCTAAACTAATAAATTTACCATTTTGGATAAAGCTAAATGATTTTGAACTACTCAGATATCCAGGATCTAAAAGCCCATCATCTTATGCTAGTTATATCGATGTTTTGGATACAAATTTGAATAAAATTTTAGATTATAAAATCTTTATGAACCACCCTTTAAGCTTTGAAGGGTATAAATTTTTCCAGTCCTCATACGATCCTGATGAGAGTGGAAGTGTGCTAGAAGTAAATAAAGATCCAGGAAAATGGCCTACATATTTTGGTTATTTTCTACTTTGTCTTGGCTTTGTCGGAAACTTTTTTACAAAAAAAAGCAGATTTGCAAAGCTAAAAGAGATCATAAAAAACAGCTCATTTGCATTTTTTATATCTTTTGCCCTACTCTCTTTCGCAGCTCCAAGCTTGCAAAGCAGTGAGCTAGAGCAGTTTAGAGCTAATTCATACGAGCACGCATCTGGTGAGTTTGCCACTCTTCTCGTGCAAGATTATAAAGGCAGGATAAAACCTATTGGCACAGAGGCTCATGAAATAGTAAATAAAATCAGCGGCAAAAGCTCGCTTATTGGCTTGAGTGCTGAACAAATCATCTTAGGAATAAATACAAATCCAAGCTTATGGCGAACTTTAGAAATAATAAAATTAAATAATAATGAGATAAAAGAGCTTTTAAATTTGCCAAAAGAGCAAAATTTCGTCAGCTTCAATCAAGCCTTTGATGAGAATGGCAACTACAAACTTGCTATTTTTGTAGACAAGGCAAATGAAAAAAGCGTGTCACAAAGAGGAGTTTTGGATAACGAGCTTATCAAATTTGATGAGAGATTAAACATAGCTTATCTTACTTTTAAAGGTGTGTATTTTAAATTTATCCCAATAGCAAATGACAAATCAAACAAATGGTTATCACCAAATGACGCATTTTACGATGATAGAGTAGATTCTGAAGTAAAAAATATGCTAAATGATTATCTTGTTGGTCTTGAAATTGGCTTACAAGGTGGTGACTGGAGCGGTGCAAACAAAGCCTTAAATGAGCTAAAAGCCTACCAAAAAGCAGTCTCAAGCCACATACTTCCAAGTCTCAAACGCACACAAATAGAGATTTTATACAACAAGTTATCAATCTTTAAAAATTTAGTATATTTTTATCTTATTATTGGCGTAATTGCCCTATTCTTAGGCTTTATATCAATATTTTTGCTAAAACGCTTTTCAAATTTAGAAAAACTTATATTTGCCATTTTTGTTGCTGGATTTTTAGCTCACACTCTTGGACTTGGGCTTAGATGGTATATTTCAGGGCACGCTCCTTGGAGTGATTCTTATGAATCAATGATATATATCGGCTGGTCTGCAATTTTGGCTGGAATGATACTATTTAAAAGATCTATACTCATACTTGCGGCTTCGTCTTTGCTCGCTGCCATTATGATGCTTGTGGCTCACATGAGCTTTATCAATCCACAAATCACAAATTTAGTCCCAGTCCTAAAATCATACTGGCTTAGCGTGCATGTTTCAGTTATCACTGCAAGCTATGGATTTTTGGGTCTTGGAGCATTGCTTGGGCTTATAGTTTTAATCCTAATGATATTAAAAAATGATAAAAACAAAGATAGATTAAACGCACAAATCAAATACCTAATAGCCATAGATGAGATAAGCCTTATAATCGGACTTTCTATGCTTACAGTGGGCAATTTTTTTGGCGGGATTTGGGCGAATGAAAGCTGGGGAAGATATTGGGGCTGGGATCCTAAAGAGACTTGGTCTTTTGTATCTATCATAGTTTATGCCATAGTTTTACACCTTAGATTTATACCAAAGCTAAATTCAGTTTATGTATTTGCCATAACTTCAGTTTTTGCGTATTCATCTATCATAATGACATATTTTGGGGTGAATTTTTATCTTACTGGTATGCATTCATACGCAGCCACAGGACAAAGCCCTGAAGTACCAAATTTAGTCTATTACGTGCTATTTACGATAATACTTATAAGCATCTTTGCAAGCAAGGGCAAAGATATAAAACCAATCAAATAA